The following coding sequences lie in one Alicyclobacillus curvatus genomic window:
- the ruvC gene encoding crossover junction endodeoxyribonuclease RuvC, whose translation MCAYRILGIDPGLARLGYGVVDLEGTDILPVDYGCLETPPEWSTMKRLQFLYHEITSIIKKHTPEIMVVEQLFFYKNVTTAFVVGQARGVAILGGVESGLEYAEYTPMQVKLAVTGYGKATKTQVQDMVRILLKLSERPEPDDTADALAIAITHANASRRKVLSQSRTSDGPRRVIRYGRGVKP comes from the coding sequence ATGTGCGCATATCGCATTCTTGGCATTGACCCGGGTCTCGCGAGACTTGGTTACGGTGTTGTGGATCTCGAGGGGACTGATATACTCCCTGTAGATTATGGCTGTTTGGAAACACCACCAGAGTGGTCGACGATGAAGCGGCTTCAATTTCTATATCATGAAATCACCAGTATCATAAAGAAACACACGCCAGAGATAATGGTCGTTGAACAGCTATTTTTCTATAAAAATGTGACGACCGCCTTTGTCGTCGGACAGGCGCGGGGAGTTGCCATCCTCGGCGGTGTCGAATCAGGACTAGAATACGCTGAGTACACGCCAATGCAAGTGAAGCTGGCTGTAACCGGGTACGGCAAGGCGACCAAAACACAAGTTCAGGACATGGTCAGGATTCTCCTCAAGCTCTCGGAACGGCCCGAACCAGATGACACGGCAGATGCGTTAGCAATCGCAATCACGCATGCCAATGCATCAAGGCGAAAAGTGCTGTCACAGAGTCGGACATCCGATGGACCTCGTCGTGTCATCCGATATGGAAGAGGGGTTAAACCGTGA
- the ruvA gene encoding Holliday junction branch migration protein RuvA, whose product MIVFLRGSVAKVTATYADMDVSGVGYRVFITEPHAKVLSTGSETFVYTYHHVREDAALLFGFESESLRDWFELLIGVSGIGPKGALQMLSSVSVPELAAAIQDEDLDALCKLPGIGKKTGQRLIVELKEKVTKLEWESLGEAVAKPLRQTIGKRHPLEDDATAALVALGYPDKFSVEKVRQVLEKGRYETVTEVVRAALQQLVP is encoded by the coding sequence GTGATTGTCTTTTTGCGCGGTAGTGTGGCAAAAGTTACCGCTACATATGCTGATATGGATGTGAGCGGCGTAGGATACCGCGTGTTCATTACGGAGCCACATGCGAAGGTGTTATCGACCGGATCGGAAACGTTCGTGTATACTTATCACCACGTTCGCGAAGACGCAGCACTCCTCTTTGGCTTTGAATCGGAATCGCTGCGCGACTGGTTCGAGCTTTTAATCGGCGTCTCCGGGATTGGGCCAAAAGGTGCACTGCAGATGCTGTCAAGTGTATCCGTCCCTGAGTTGGCTGCGGCCATTCAGGATGAGGACCTGGATGCTCTCTGCAAACTACCGGGGATTGGCAAGAAAACGGGGCAACGTTTAATTGTCGAATTGAAAGAAAAAGTGACCAAGTTGGAATGGGAGTCGCTTGGCGAAGCCGTTGCAAAGCCGCTGCGGCAGACAATAGGCAAGCGCCATCCGCTTGAAGATGATGCCACGGCGGCTCTCGTTGCTCTCGGATATCCGGACAAGTTTTCCGTAGAAAAGGTCCGACAGGTTTTAGAAAAGGGCCGTTATGAAACAGTGACCGAAGTCGTACGGGCGGCGCTGCAGCAGTTGGTGCCGTGA
- the sigI gene encoding RNA polymerase sigma factor SigI: protein MQRFFARRRNTAAHVQLDALVERAQTGDTEARSELLEAYTPFILRVASQTAKRYIHREHDDEFSIALLAMNEALDRFDASKNASFLNFAETVIRRRLIDYFRSHQPNQAVSLWSEFDLQDDEDNVVNYAEIESAVSAHARVVEQHDRKYEIDEYAQELSQFGLRFGDLVELAPKHVDARANAMDVARVIAEDTELRDFVYRKKSLPLKDLEERVSVSRKTLERQRKYIIAIVVLLCGDYQYLQSYVK from the coding sequence GTGCAGAGGTTTTTCGCCAGACGGAGAAATACCGCGGCGCACGTGCAACTCGATGCCTTGGTGGAACGGGCACAGACCGGCGATACAGAGGCTCGTTCTGAGTTGCTTGAGGCGTACACGCCGTTCATTTTGCGTGTCGCATCGCAGACAGCAAAGCGTTACATCCATCGGGAGCACGACGACGAGTTCAGTATCGCCTTGTTGGCCATGAATGAAGCGCTTGACCGCTTCGATGCGAGTAAAAATGCCAGTTTCCTAAATTTCGCCGAAACGGTCATACGTCGGAGATTGATTGACTATTTTCGGTCGCACCAGCCAAACCAGGCTGTTTCGTTGTGGTCTGAATTTGATTTGCAAGATGATGAGGATAACGTGGTCAATTACGCAGAGATTGAATCTGCTGTATCCGCACATGCTAGAGTTGTCGAACAGCACGACCGTAAGTACGAGATTGACGAATATGCGCAGGAGCTGTCACAATTCGGCCTTCGCTTCGGCGACCTCGTGGAATTGGCCCCCAAACACGTTGATGCGCGCGCGAATGCTATGGACGTGGCGAGAGTCATTGCCGAGGACACAGAGCTCAGAGACTTTGTGTACCGAAAGAAATCGCTGCCTCTCAAAGATCTAGAAGAGCGGGTTTCGGTTTCCCGCAAGACACTTGAGCGACAGAGAAAATATATTATCGCTATTGTTGTTTTGTTATGCGGCGATTATCAGTACCTACAGAGTTATGTCAAGTAA
- the ruvB gene encoding Holliday junction branch migration DNA helicase RuvB: MTDRVVSADFSLDDASMESIRPRFLEDYIGQEAVKQNLKVFIQAAKERQEALDHVLLYGPPGLGKTSLSMIIANELGVQLRQTSGPAIERPGDLAALVTNLQPGDVLFIDEIHRLSRPVEEVLYPAMEDFSIDIIIGKGPHAQTVRLDVPPFTLIGATTRAGLLSAPLRDRFGVISHLDYYKPEELTKIVKRTADILGMPVDADAALEIARRSRGTPRIANRLLKRVRDFAQVEQASIIRLQTAQFALSKLHVDELGLDELDYKVLAAIVEKFAGGPVGLDTLAAAVGEESGTIEDVYEPYLIQMGLIQRTPRGRMATERTYRHLGLPIPGRTLDFLPDENP; this comes from the coding sequence ATGACAGACAGGGTTGTTTCAGCAGATTTCAGTCTCGACGATGCTTCTATGGAGTCTATTCGTCCACGGTTTCTTGAGGATTACATTGGTCAAGAGGCTGTCAAACAGAACCTGAAAGTCTTTATACAGGCTGCAAAGGAGCGCCAGGAGGCCCTCGACCATGTGCTCTTGTATGGCCCACCTGGGCTCGGGAAAACTTCACTCTCCATGATCATTGCCAATGAACTTGGGGTACAATTACGACAGACATCTGGACCTGCGATTGAGCGCCCTGGTGATTTGGCTGCACTTGTAACTAACCTTCAACCGGGCGATGTCCTGTTTATCGACGAGATTCACCGACTATCACGGCCAGTCGAGGAAGTCCTGTATCCGGCGATGGAGGATTTTTCGATTGACATCATCATTGGGAAGGGTCCTCATGCCCAGACGGTACGGCTCGATGTACCGCCGTTTACACTTATTGGGGCAACGACCAGAGCGGGGCTGCTGTCTGCACCGCTAAGAGATCGATTCGGGGTCATCTCCCATCTCGACTATTACAAACCAGAAGAGTTAACGAAGATTGTAAAACGGACGGCGGATATTCTCGGCATGCCCGTTGATGCTGATGCAGCGCTTGAAATCGCGAGGCGCTCGCGCGGTACGCCGAGAATTGCCAATCGCCTGCTCAAGCGGGTACGAGATTTTGCACAGGTGGAGCAAGCTTCCATCATCCGATTACAGACAGCTCAGTTTGCACTGTCGAAATTGCATGTCGATGAACTTGGACTTGATGAACTGGATTACAAAGTTCTGGCGGCGATTGTGGAGAAATTCGCAGGCGGCCCAGTGGGCCTTGACACACTTGCTGCCGCGGTTGGCGAAGAGTCGGGAACGATTGAAGACGTGTACGAGCCATACTTGATTCAAATGGGTTTGATTCAGCGTACGCCTCGGGGACGAATGGCCACAGAACGCACCTATCGACATTTGGGGTTGCCGATTCCGGGTCGAACGCTCGATTTTCTGCCAGATGAAAATCCTTGA
- a CDS encoding YebC/PmpR family DNA-binding transcriptional regulator: MSGHSKWHNIQRRKGKQDSVRGQLFTKLSKDIYLAAKEGGGNPDTNFRLKTALERARQSNLPADSITRTIAKATGTLEGHHYEELLYEGYGPAGTAVMMEVVTDNRNRTAADVRHIFAKRGGNLGESGCVAWMFRRIGEISIDKATTSLSFDDLMLLVLDAGADDIKETEDQYVVTTAPEQLAAVRDHLEESGLTLADAEITYEPQNTIPVEGETLDQVLDLVDALEAYDDVQSVYANFEPVEE, translated from the coding sequence ATGTCGGGACATTCCAAATGGCATAATATCCAACGCCGAAAAGGAAAACAGGACTCCGTTCGTGGGCAGTTGTTCACAAAACTTTCCAAGGATATTTACCTTGCAGCCAAAGAAGGCGGCGGCAATCCAGATACGAATTTTCGCTTGAAGACAGCGCTTGAACGTGCAAGACAGAGCAACCTTCCGGCTGACAGTATCACGCGAACCATTGCGAAGGCGACGGGGACACTTGAAGGTCACCACTACGAAGAGCTGCTGTACGAGGGATATGGACCCGCTGGTACAGCGGTAATGATGGAAGTTGTGACAGATAATCGCAATCGCACTGCAGCGGACGTGCGGCACATCTTCGCAAAGCGAGGCGGCAATCTCGGAGAATCAGGGTGTGTTGCATGGATGTTTCGTCGCATCGGGGAAATAAGCATCGACAAGGCAACCACCAGCCTTTCCTTCGATGATTTGATGTTGCTTGTGCTTGATGCAGGAGCCGACGACATCAAGGAGACTGAAGACCAGTACGTTGTTACCACGGCGCCTGAGCAGCTTGCGGCAGTCAGAGACCACTTGGAGGAAAGCGGACTCACCTTGGCAGATGCAGAGATTACCTATGAACCGCAGAATACCATTCCTGTTGAAGGCGAGACGCTGGACCAGGTGCTTGATTTGGTGGATGCACTTGAGGCGTACGATGACGTGCAGAGCGTGTATGCAAACTTTGAACCTGTGGAGGAGTAG